One Elaeis guineensis isolate ETL-2024a chromosome 10, EG11, whole genome shotgun sequence genomic window carries:
- the LOC105059772 gene encoding ADP-ribosylation factor — protein MGLSFTKLFSRLFAKKEMRILMVGLDAAGKTTILYKLKLGEIVTTIPTIGFNVETVEYKNISFTVWDVGGQDKIRPLWRHYFQNTQGLIFVIDSNDRDRIVEARDELHRMLNEDELRDAVLLVFANKQDLPNAMNAAEITDKLGLHSLRQRHWYIQSTCATSGEGLYEGLEWLSNNIANKA, from the exons ATGGGGCTGTCTTTCACCAAACTATTCAGTCGGCTTTTTGCAAAGAAAGAGATGCGTATTCTTATGGTAGGTCTTGATGCTGCTGGCAAGACCACCATCTTGTACAAGCTGAAGCTGGGAGAGATTGTGACCACTATTCCTaccattg GATTTAATGTGGAGACAGTGGAATACAAGAACATTAGCTTCACTGTGTGGGATGTTGGTGGTCAGGACAAG ATCAGACCTCTGTGGAGACATTACTTCCAGAACACCCAGGGCCTTATCTTTGTCATTGACAGCAATGACAGAGATCGTATTGTTGAGGCTAGAGATGAATTGCACAGAATGCTTAATGAG GATGAATTGAGAGATGCAGTGCTGCTTGTCTTTGCGAACAAGCAAGATCTTCCCAATGCCATGAATGCTGCAGAGATCACTGATAAACTTGGCCTGCACTCCCTCCGCCAACGTCACTg GTACATCCAGAGCACATGTGCCACATCTGGGGAGGGTCTTTATGAGGGACTGGAGTGGCTCTCAAACAACATTGCGAACAAG GCATAG